One window of Chryseobacterium sp. JJR-5R genomic DNA carries:
- a CDS encoding phage integrase SAM-like domain-containing protein, translating to MLKVEFAKGTLTRYKTCLNHTQEFLLWKYNLSEIDIKKVDYGFLSDFEMFLRTEKKCNNNSAVKYVKNFGEIIRICIANGWLEKDPFVHYSLK from the coding sequence TTGCTAAAGGTTGAGTTTGCTAAAGGTACTTTAACACGTTATAAAACTTGTCTGAATCATACTCAAGAATTTCTTTTATGGAAGTACAATCTTTCTGAAATAGACATCAAAAAAGTAGATTACGGCTTTCTTAGTGATTTTGAAATGTTTTTAAGAACGGAAAAGAAATGCAACAACAATTCAGCAGTAAAATATGTTAAGAATTTTGGGGAAATTATCAGAATCTGTATAGCCAATGGGTGGCTAGAAAAGGATCCGTTTGTTCATTACAGCTTGAAGTGA
- a CDS encoding M1 family aminopeptidase encodes MDQFNSEKKIVIAHESSHLWIGQRMMIGNDNFDHQWFGEGFNGYICYINLLNSGIFSEKEFINEANKKIFSPHYSNQYRSLPNDSIAKLYLKDQEVQRLPYTRGWIYAFYLDNQISFASKGRKSLRDFLQKLYKFNNKQKKKNSNYNLALEDFKKILSEYLPQNQVDFEIGEYMIKGNLIDLSTMYWSKEFNFTSRDDIPTIFLKKGQHLKNFYSW; translated from the coding sequence ATGGACCAATTTAACTCTGAAAAAAAAATTGTCATTGCTCATGAATCATCACATCTTTGGATAGGGCAAAGGATGATGATTGGTAATGATAATTTTGATCATCAGTGGTTTGGTGAAGGCTTTAATGGTTATATATGTTATATAAATCTGCTTAATTCAGGTATTTTTTCAGAGAAAGAATTTATTAATGAAGCTAATAAAAAGATCTTTAGTCCTCATTACAGCAATCAATATAGATCTTTACCAAATGATTCTATAGCTAAACTCTATTTAAAAGACCAAGAGGTACAAAGACTTCCCTATACAAGAGGATGGATCTATGCATTTTATCTTGATAATCAAATTAGTTTTGCTAGCAAAGGAAGGAAAAGCCTGAGGGATTTTCTTCAGAAATTATATAAATTTAATAATAAGCAAAAAAAGAAAAACAGCAACTATAATCTTGCTCTAGAAGATTTTAAGAAAATACTGTCAGAATATCTACCCCAAAATCAAGTGGATTTTGAAATTGGAGAATATATGATAAAAGGCAATTTAATTGATCTATCAACTATGTATTGGTCGAAAGAATTTAACTTTACCTCCCGCGATGATATTCCAACAATTTTTTTAAAAAAGGGGCAACATCTAAAAAACTTTTATTCATGGTAA
- a CDS encoding L,D-transpeptidase, protein MKNIPIKKSFLFTLCIALMLVSCKKEMEKINDKMNDTAASVTENSDNEEKDSVIAERDSVIQKESLPPAMQEDGFYNAFIFPKDKKMKDSLFAVFNKKYSEKERYAILALNRLDSKNKWNADTLVVPAKIDTTLMEYSPFPMQIDVLSPVKKFVVFSYPIQAYGVYSNGTLVKWGPTSMGKKNAKTKTGLTFANWKKQLAISTVSSEWKLPYNFNIFNLDGIGWHQYDLPGYPASHSCLRLLMKDAKWLYGYAETWVLNPGGATTKARGTPVLVYGDYKWGGRKPWRKLLDDPNANSISVEDMSRMIEPNIEKILKEQDNREKVVDSIRAAKAVLEQMPENPRTESP, encoded by the coding sequence ATGAAAAACATACCTATAAAAAAATCATTTTTATTCACTTTATGTATCGCTTTAATGCTGGTTTCCTGTAAGAAGGAAATGGAAAAAATCAATGATAAAATGAATGATACGGCTGCTTCTGTCACAGAAAATTCAGACAATGAGGAAAAAGACTCGGTAATTGCAGAAAGAGATTCAGTAATCCAGAAAGAATCTCTGCCTCCGGCTATGCAGGAAGACGGCTTCTACAATGCCTTTATCTTCCCGAAAGATAAAAAGATGAAAGATTCCTTATTTGCTGTTTTTAATAAGAAATATTCTGAAAAAGAGCGGTATGCGATCCTGGCTTTGAATAGGCTGGATTCAAAAAACAAATGGAATGCCGACACCTTGGTCGTACCGGCAAAAATAGATACGACGCTGATGGAATATTCACCTTTTCCGATGCAGATCGATGTATTGAGCCCCGTGAAGAAATTCGTGGTTTTTTCATATCCTATCCAAGCGTACGGCGTATATTCAAACGGGACACTGGTTAAGTGGGGGCCTACCAGTATGGGTAAAAAGAATGCCAAGACCAAAACGGGTTTAACATTCGCCAACTGGAAAAAGCAGCTTGCTATTTCTACCGTAAGCAGCGAATGGAAACTGCCTTATAATTTTAATATTTTCAATCTGGACGGCATCGGGTGGCACCAATACGACCTTCCGGGATATCCTGCTTCGCATTCATGCCTTCGTTTGTTGATGAAAGATGCCAAGTGGCTGTACGGATATGCAGAAACCTGGGTGCTGAACCCCGGAGGAGCAACCACAAAAGCCAGAGGGACACCTGTCCTGGTCTACGGAGACTATAAATGGGGCGGAAGAAAGCCCTGGAGAAAACTCCTCGATGATCCCAATGCCAACAGCATTTCAGTAGAAGATATGTCCAGAATGATTGAACCCAATATCGAAAAAATCCTGAAGGAACAGGATAACAGGGAAAAGGTAGTGGATTCGATCAGGGCGGCAAAAGCTGTATTGGAGCAGATGCCGGAGAACCCAAGAACCGAATCACCTTAA
- a CDS encoding PDZ domain-containing protein: MKLKRHFWVFFLGILVNAQSSFKVHDAKKTVIPFRLIGNLIFIPINVNGADLTFLLDTGVAETSIFSLENEELKLASLEKIKFSGLGGNTSIDGFRSDHNTGKTGKNYINDSMTLFIIVDQDFNISSHVGIPVNGIIGYHFFKNHPVVIDYVSKKITVYNDDALFRKKVKNYESFSLRIEKKKPYLYADLEVTDEKQNSKLLIDLGNSDAIWLFPAVIPGFVYKQPYIDDFLGRGFNGDIYGKRSRIRNFYLGPFIFKKPIAAMPDEYSIQHVNWVKDRKGSVGGEVMKRFTVAFDYERQTIYLKKNRNFDDPFHFNMSGLDFRQDGTEWAKDLVNLPAKTKESPNGSVEVINNNLQYHFVLKPAFSIAGVRKDSPGARAGFMKDDRLISINGKKTADMTLQRIIEIMKSAEGRTIEMLIERKNKPMTLSFILEDPIPYQE, encoded by the coding sequence ATGAAACTGAAGCGGCATTTCTGGGTATTTTTCTTAGGCATTCTGGTCAATGCCCAAAGCTCGTTTAAGGTTCATGATGCTAAAAAAACAGTTATCCCTTTCAGGCTCATCGGGAATTTAATTTTTATTCCCATCAATGTTAACGGTGCGGATCTCACTTTTCTGCTGGATACAGGTGTGGCGGAGACTTCTATCTTCAGCCTTGAAAATGAGGAGCTGAAACTCGCCAGCCTTGAGAAAATAAAGTTTTCCGGATTGGGCGGAAATACCAGTATTGACGGCTTCCGCTCAGACCATAATACAGGAAAGACCGGAAAAAATTATATAAATGATTCAATGACGCTTTTTATCATTGTCGATCAGGATTTTAATATTTCTTCTCATGTGGGAATTCCTGTAAACGGCATTATCGGCTATCATTTTTTCAAAAACCATCCGGTAGTCATTGATTACGTCTCGAAAAAAATAACGGTGTATAATGATGATGCCCTTTTCAGGAAGAAAGTAAAAAACTATGAATCGTTCAGCCTCCGCATCGAGAAAAAAAAACCTTACCTGTATGCCGATTTGGAAGTAACGGATGAAAAACAAAATTCAAAATTGCTGATTGATCTCGGGAACAGTGATGCGATATGGCTCTTCCCTGCTGTAATCCCGGGTTTCGTTTATAAACAGCCCTATATCGATGACTTTTTAGGGAGGGGCTTTAACGGGGACATTTACGGGAAAAGAAGCCGGATCCGTAATTTCTACCTGGGGCCGTTTATCTTTAAAAAACCGATTGCCGCGATGCCCGATGAATATTCGATCCAGCATGTAAACTGGGTTAAAGACAGGAAAGGTTCTGTAGGCGGTGAGGTTATGAAACGTTTTACTGTAGCTTTTGATTATGAACGGCAGACAATATATTTAAAGAAAAACCGCAATTTTGATGATCCTTTCCATTTTAATATGAGCGGGCTTGATTTCAGACAGGACGGAACGGAATGGGCTAAAGACCTGGTAAACCTGCCGGCAAAAACGAAAGAAAGCCCCAACGGAAGTGTTGAGGTTATTAACAACAATCTACAGTACCATTTTGTATTAAAACCTGCCTTTTCCATCGCCGGCGTACGTAAAGATTCACCGGGTGCCCGAGCAGGATTCATGAAGGATGACAGGCTGATCAGCATTAATGGCAAGAAAACTGCAGATATGACTTTACAACGGATCATAGAGATCATGAAATCAGCGGAAGGCAGGACAATAGAGATGCTCATTGAAAGAAAAAATAAACCTATGACGCTAAGTTTTATCTTAGAAGACCCAATACCTTATCAGGAATAA
- a CDS encoding alpha/beta hydrolase, translating into MNLDYIVREPEHITPDTSVLFMLHGYGSNEQDLFSFRETLPQDWIIVSFRAPGSTQFEGYSWYDINFNNPDEFINVPQATGSLNSVLESILKIINHYGITQGKTHLCGFSQGGILCYALALQYPEMFNLVACLSSYPEEKLMPAIVKDKKKLEKLRFFVSHGTDDAVIPLEWGRKAADLLYDLSCYFTFREYMSGHGVNQKNYMDLMDFFSK; encoded by the coding sequence ATGAATTTAGATTACATCGTAAGAGAACCTGAACATATTACGCCTGATACTTCTGTCCTTTTCATGCTTCACGGCTACGGAAGCAATGAGCAGGACCTTTTCAGCTTTCGGGAAACCCTTCCGCAGGACTGGATTATCGTGAGCTTCAGGGCACCGGGATCAACACAGTTTGAGGGATACTCCTGGTATGACATCAATTTCAATAACCCGGATGAATTTATCAATGTTCCGCAGGCAACAGGATCACTGAACAGCGTTCTGGAAAGTATTTTAAAAATTATCAATCATTACGGCATCACACAGGGCAAAACCCACCTCTGCGGTTTCAGCCAGGGCGGGATTTTATGCTATGCACTGGCTCTGCAGTATCCGGAAATGTTTAACCTGGTGGCCTGTTTAAGCAGTTATCCTGAGGAAAAGCTGATGCCTGCTATTGTAAAAGACAAGAAAAAACTGGAAAAGCTTCGCTTCTTTGTTTCCCACGGAACGGATGATGCCGTGATACCTCTGGAATGGGGAAGAAAGGCAGCAGACCTGCTGTACGACCTCAGCTGTTACTTTACATTCAGGGAATATATGAGCGGCCACGGAGTGAACCAGAAAAACTACATGGACCTGATGGATTTCTTTTCAAAATAA
- the tyrS gene encoding tyrosine--tRNA ligase, translated as MNSFIEELKWRGLFADMMPGTDEQLNKEVTTAYIGFDPTADSLHIGSLIQIKILAHFQQHGHKPVALVGGATGMIGDPSGKSAERNLLDEATLLHYVDCLKNQLSRFLDFSGDGPNKAELVNNYDWMKNISFLDFAKNVGKNITVNYMMAKDSVKKRFSGESGADGMSFTEFTYQLIQGYDFLHLYQNNNVKLQMGGSDQWGNITTGTELIRRKAQGEAFALTVPLITKADGSKFGKSESGENYWLDKKKTSPYKFYQFWLNATDGDAERFIKFYTFLSREEIEALIENHKTAPHERALQKKLAEEVTVWVHGREEYEKALKASEILFGRSTAEDLVSLDEETFLEVFEGVPQKELEKSDVLGIPAVDLLSEKSGFLKSKSEASREIKGNAVSVNKQKINDTFTANESDLIDGTFLLLQKGKKSYFIVKVI; from the coding sequence ATGAATTCCTTTATAGAAGAACTGAAATGGCGTGGTCTTTTTGCCGATATGATGCCCGGAACCGATGAACAACTGAATAAAGAGGTTACCACCGCGTATATCGGATTTGACCCTACTGCTGATTCTTTGCATATCGGAAGCCTTATCCAGATCAAGATCCTGGCCCATTTCCAGCAGCACGGCCATAAGCCCGTTGCTCTGGTTGGAGGTGCTACCGGAATGATCGGTGACCCGTCCGGAAAGTCTGCGGAGCGAAACCTCCTGGATGAAGCAACGCTTCTTCATTATGTAGACTGCCTGAAAAACCAGCTTTCAAGATTCCTGGATTTCTCAGGGGACGGCCCCAATAAAGCGGAGCTGGTGAATAACTATGACTGGATGAAAAATATTTCTTTCCTTGATTTTGCTAAAAATGTTGGTAAAAACATTACGGTCAACTATATGATGGCAAAAGATTCCGTGAAAAAGAGGTTTTCCGGGGAAAGCGGCGCAGATGGAATGAGCTTCACGGAATTTACGTACCAGCTGATCCAGGGGTATGATTTTCTGCACCTGTACCAGAATAATAATGTAAAGCTTCAGATGGGCGGTTCAGACCAATGGGGAAATATTACCACCGGTACGGAACTGATCCGCAGAAAAGCACAGGGAGAAGCCTTTGCCCTGACGGTGCCTTTAATTACCAAAGCCGACGGCTCCAAGTTCGGGAAATCCGAAAGCGGCGAAAATTACTGGCTGGATAAAAAGAAGACTTCACCGTATAAATTCTACCAGTTCTGGCTGAATGCAACGGATGGTGATGCCGAAAGGTTCATTAAATTCTATACCTTCTTAAGCAGAGAAGAAATTGAAGCATTAATTGAAAATCATAAAACAGCACCGCACGAGAGAGCTCTTCAGAAAAAACTCGCTGAAGAAGTGACGGTCTGGGTGCACGGAAGAGAAGAATATGAGAAAGCCCTCAAAGCTTCGGAGATTCTCTTCGGACGTTCAACGGCGGAGGATCTGGTAAGCCTGGATGAGGAAACCTTCCTTGAAGTATTTGAAGGCGTTCCGCAGAAAGAACTGGAAAAGTCTGATGTGCTGGGTATCCCTGCTGTTGACCTTCTTTCTGAAAAATCAGGATTTCTGAAATCCAAGAGTGAAGCTTCAAGAGAGATTAAGGGAAATGCCGTTTCTGTGAACAAACAGAAAATCAACGATACCTTCACTGCCAATGAAAGCGACCTTATTGACGGCACGTTTTTACTGCTTCAGAAAGGGAAGAAAAGTTATTTTATTGTGAAGGTTATCTAA
- a CDS encoding sigma-70 family RNA polymerase sigma factor has translation MNDEQLFLLIGKAKAKDQKAQTRLINIFWVDVFSFVMKKVHDENDADEITVNVFSKVLSKLDMYDPHFQFKTWVLTIAQNTIIDFWRRKSRENQDPTENLEEVKNQYAKSPEELMISAEEQKKIIKTIESLDANYQDIIKLRFFEEKSIKEIAEELGISVANTKVRVMRAKKVLAELLKNNEFEDI, from the coding sequence ATGAACGACGAACAATTATTCCTGCTCATCGGTAAAGCGAAGGCAAAGGACCAGAAAGCCCAGACCAGGCTCATCAATATTTTTTGGGTAGATGTTTTCTCTTTCGTGATGAAGAAAGTTCATGATGAAAACGATGCCGATGAAATTACGGTGAACGTTTTTTCAAAAGTGCTTTCAAAGCTGGATATGTACGATCCGCATTTTCAGTTCAAGACCTGGGTGCTGACGATTGCGCAGAATACCATCATCGATTTCTGGAGACGGAAAAGCCGTGAAAACCAGGACCCTACAGAAAATCTGGAAGAAGTAAAAAATCAGTATGCCAAATCTCCGGAAGAACTGATGATCTCTGCCGAAGAACAGAAGAAAATCATTAAAACCATCGAATCGCTGGATGCCAATTACCAGGATATTATCAAATTAAGGTTTTTCGAAGAGAAAAGCATTAAGGAGATTGCAGAAGAACTGGGGATTTCCGTAGCCAATACCAAAGTCCGGGTAATGCGCGCAAAAAAAGTTCTTGCTGAATTATTGAAGAACAACGAGTTTGAGGATATTTGA
- the lipA gene encoding lipoyl synthase: MENLIQDTTVQKPKWIRVKLPTGKNYRELRTLVDKYKLNTICQSGSCPNMGECWGEGTATFMILGNICTRSCGFCGVKTGKPLDVNWDEPEKVARSIKLMKIKHAVLTSVDRDDLKDMGSILWGETVNAVRRISPGTTMETLIPDFQGVTKHIDRLVEVAPEVISHNMETVKRLTREVRIQAKYERSLEVLRYLKEAGQRRTKTGVMLGLGEHKDEVFQTIEDIRNANVDVITMGQYLQPTKKHLPVKKFITPEEFDEFGNFARSLGFRHVESSPLVRSSYHAEKHIH, encoded by the coding sequence ATGGAGAATCTAATTCAGGATACCACCGTTCAGAAACCAAAATGGATTCGTGTAAAGCTGCCTACCGGCAAGAATTACAGGGAATTAAGGACTTTGGTTGATAAATATAAGTTAAATACCATCTGCCAGAGCGGAAGCTGTCCGAATATGGGGGAATGCTGGGGAGAAGGTACCGCCACATTCATGATTTTAGGAAATATCTGCACAAGGAGCTGTGGATTCTGCGGGGTAAAAACCGGGAAACCCCTCGATGTCAACTGGGATGAGCCTGAAAAAGTAGCCCGTTCCATCAAATTAATGAAAATCAAACATGCAGTACTGACCTCTGTAGACCGTGACGATTTAAAAGATATGGGATCGATCCTGTGGGGCGAAACGGTAAATGCCGTAAGGAGGATTTCCCCCGGAACCACCATGGAAACGCTGATTCCGGATTTCCAGGGGGTTACGAAGCACATAGACCGCCTCGTTGAAGTGGCACCTGAAGTAATTTCCCATAACATGGAAACGGTAAAAAGGCTGACGAGAGAAGTAAGGATCCAGGCAAAATATGAGAGGAGCCTCGAGGTTTTAAGATATCTTAAAGAAGCCGGCCAGCGAAGGACAAAAACCGGAGTAATGCTCGGCCTGGGAGAACATAAAGATGAAGTATTCCAGACCATTGAAGATATAAGGAATGCCAATGTAGACGTTATTACAATGGGGCAGTACCTGCAGCCGACCAAAAAACATTTACCCGTAAAGAAATTCATTACCCCTGAAGAATTTGATGAGTTCGGGAATTTTGCCAGAAGCCTCGGGTTCCGGCATGTGGAAAGCTCGCCGCTCGTAAGAAGTTCTTACCACGCAGAAAAACATATTCATTAA
- a CDS encoding MFS transporter, which produces MKIDKRIIPLAIGGLGIGTTEFTIMGLLPDIARSLDISIPEAGHLISAYAFGVVVGAPLLIGYSVKFPPKKVLMALMVIFTVFNALSAIAPDYTTMMIIRFLSGLPHGAFFGVGTVVAARMASKGKAAFYISLMFTGLTVANLAMVPLVTYIGHIFHWRWYFAIVAVIGLLALLFLKLWLPVLEANKDTRFTEEIKFLKRKQAWLVLMITGIGFGGLFTWFSYITPLMTVVSGIQESRMAYVMVLAGAGMVVGNLAGGYVSDRLSPEKTCVLLMTLMMAALAGVFFLSEYQGISLALTFICGALSMSVAAPINIMMMKAAPKSEMMAAAFMQAAFNIANAMGAFLGGIPLEKGYSYNYPSLVGVGMTMIGLVIAFRYKSLYGSGSEDKNKMAAERIS; this is translated from the coding sequence ATGAAGATTGATAAAAGAATTATTCCCCTGGCCATCGGAGGCCTGGGGATCGGAACTACTGAGTTTACAATTATGGGCCTGCTGCCGGATATCGCAAGAAGCCTGGATATCAGTATTCCCGAAGCGGGTCACCTGATTTCAGCCTATGCTTTCGGGGTAGTGGTGGGAGCGCCGCTTTTGATCGGGTACTCCGTAAAATTTCCTCCTAAAAAAGTACTGATGGCACTGATGGTGATTTTCACCGTGTTCAATGCCCTGTCTGCCATTGCACCGGACTATACGACGATGATGATAATCCGTTTTCTGTCCGGACTTCCGCACGGTGCCTTCTTCGGTGTGGGAACGGTTGTGGCAGCCAGGATGGCATCCAAGGGAAAAGCAGCGTTCTATATTTCACTGATGTTCACCGGGCTTACGGTGGCTAATCTTGCCATGGTACCTCTGGTAACGTATATCGGGCATATTTTTCACTGGCGCTGGTATTTTGCAATTGTCGCGGTAATCGGGCTGCTGGCATTGCTCTTTTTAAAGCTCTGGCTTCCTGTTCTGGAGGCCAATAAAGATACCCGCTTTACGGAAGAGATAAAATTCCTTAAGAGAAAACAGGCCTGGCTGGTTCTGATGATCACAGGAATCGGTTTCGGAGGGCTTTTTACCTGGTTCAGCTATATCACTCCGCTGATGACCGTGGTTTCCGGTATACAGGAAAGCCGGATGGCCTATGTGATGGTTTTGGCCGGGGCCGGAATGGTGGTGGGCAATCTCGCCGGTGGATATGTATCTGACCGGCTGAGTCCTGAAAAAACATGTGTTTTACTGATGACTCTAATGATGGCGGCACTGGCAGGTGTGTTTTTCCTTTCAGAATACCAGGGGATTTCACTGGCGCTGACTTTCATCTGCGGAGCCTTATCCATGTCAGTTGCTGCTCCGATTAACATCATGATGATGAAAGCCGCTCCGAAAAGCGAAATGATGGCTGCCGCTTTTATGCAGGCCGCTTTCAACATAGCCAATGCAATGGGCGCTTTTCTGGGAGGGATTCCGTTGGAGAAAGGCTATTCCTATAATTATCCGTCACTGGTTGGGGTTGGGATGACCATGATCGGGCTGGTAATCGCTTTCCGGTATAAAAGCCTGTACGGATCAGGCTCCGAGGATAAAAATAAAATGGCAGCGGAGCGTATTTCCTGA
- a CDS encoding STAS/SEC14 domain-containing protein has protein sequence MITIIPEAPENVAAFSATGEITKEDFENLVIPHVKQKVEQYNELNYLLYLNTDLDKFSMGAWMQDVLLGLKNLTNWNRAAIVTDKEGVQKFTDIFSVVMPGEFKSFPKENLYNALYWCKNGNEVEV, from the coding sequence ATGATAACGATTATTCCAGAAGCTCCGGAAAATGTTGCCGCTTTCAGCGCAACGGGAGAGATAACGAAAGAAGATTTTGAAAACCTTGTCATTCCTCATGTGAAACAGAAGGTAGAACAGTATAATGAACTTAATTATTTACTTTACCTGAATACGGACCTTGATAAGTTCAGCATGGGTGCATGGATGCAGGATGTCCTGTTAGGATTAAAAAACCTGACCAACTGGAACCGGGCAGCTATTGTGACAGATAAGGAAGGCGTACAGAAATTCACTGATATTTTCAGTGTGGTAATGCCGGGAGAATTCAAATCTTTTCCTAAAGAGAACCTTTATAATGCATTATACTGGTGTAAAAACGGAAATGAAGTAGAAGTTTAG
- a CDS encoding SIMPL domain-containing protein translates to MKLTHFLLIGFFTLTGFANAQEVKKNAVEVTGVAEMEVEPDEIIFNVGIKGDNKNDLASNEKKLFDILKESGIKNEDIKFKSMYQNLYSKTKVFTKSFQFKVTKKADMSGLFENLNQKWVSNVNIAEIKNTKIADYRKAVKINALKAAREKADYLMESIGKKVGAPLEITEIEDYTSDMILPVAYKSARVSNVQMETADTGIDYSFDNIDNIKLKYSIKTRYEIL, encoded by the coding sequence ATGAAACTGACACATTTTTTATTAATCGGATTCTTTACACTGACAGGTTTTGCGAATGCACAGGAAGTAAAGAAAAATGCTGTTGAAGTAACCGGTGTTGCTGAGATGGAAGTGGAACCGGATGAAATCATCTTTAATGTCGGAATTAAGGGAGATAATAAAAACGACCTGGCCAGTAACGAGAAAAAGTTATTTGATATCCTGAAGGAAAGCGGAATAAAAAACGAGGACATCAAATTCAAATCGATGTACCAGAACCTGTATTCCAAAACCAAGGTTTTTACCAAAAGCTTTCAGTTTAAAGTCACTAAAAAAGCGGACATGTCCGGCCTGTTTGAAAACCTTAACCAGAAATGGGTAAGCAATGTCAACATCGCGGAAATCAAGAATACAAAAATCGCGGACTACAGGAAAGCCGTTAAGATCAACGCTTTAAAAGCAGCGAGAGAAAAAGCGGATTACCTGATGGAAAGCATCGGTAAAAAAGTCGGAGCTCCCCTTGAAATCACGGAGATCGAAGATTATACCAGTGATATGATTTTACCTGTTGCCTATAAATCTGCCAGGGTAAGCAACGTACAGATGGAAACCGCAGATACGGGAATTGATTATTCTTTTGACAATATTGACAATATCAAGCTTAAATACAGCATCAAAACAAGGTATGAAATCCTTTAA
- a CDS encoding SIMPL domain-containing protein produces MKNILLTASVLFFNFSFSQVSGNINYRNQVQYSDVNISIATPAANENLISVKGLANVKAEHYVAIFSVTQTGGSAEEVNQLMDQRIYSALDRIRLNKSIGIYVDMISFVPVYQYLAEKKTFSKKTYNEVPAGFELKKNIHLKFTDPSQLNDFISVLSKNEIYDLVRVDYFAGSMENIRKELMNRARLALQEKIKNLESLLGESFAAAGKSISDGYRTSLPTEMYKSYEAYNSSSLALNKFTNVTQASKSITSYYQPILDKEFDFVINPVIHEPVIQVMYEIKLTVNREKEKTREAAAVQPVKETNRYILVTPNGEIKDLSLLTKP; encoded by the coding sequence ATGAAAAACATTCTGTTAACCGCTTCGGTTTTATTTTTTAACTTTTCTTTTTCACAGGTTTCGGGGAATATCAATTACCGGAATCAGGTTCAGTACAGTGATGTCAATATCAGTATTGCCACACCTGCTGCAAATGAAAATCTCATCAGTGTAAAAGGACTGGCGAATGTAAAAGCAGAGCATTATGTTGCCATATTCAGCGTTACGCAGACCGGGGGAAGTGCAGAGGAAGTCAACCAGTTGATGGATCAGCGGATCTATTCTGCCTTAGACCGGATAAGGCTTAACAAAAGTATAGGAATCTATGTGGACATGATTTCTTTTGTTCCGGTTTACCAGTATCTTGCTGAGAAGAAAACATTCAGCAAAAAGACCTATAATGAAGTGCCTGCCGGGTTTGAACTGAAGAAAAACATTCATCTTAAGTTTACCGATCCCTCTCAGCTCAATGATTTTATATCCGTTTTATCAAAAAATGAAATTTACGATCTGGTACGGGTCGATTATTTTGCCGGCAGTATGGAAAATATCCGGAAAGAGCTGATGAACAGGGCAAGACTTGCTTTACAGGAAAAAATAAAAAATCTGGAAAGCCTTTTGGGTGAAAGCTTTGCTGCGGCCGGTAAAAGCATCAGTGATGGCTACAGAACTTCCCTGCCTACGGAAATGTACAAATCTTACGAAGCGTACAACAGTTCTTCCCTGGCATTAAATAAGTTTACCAACGTCACGCAGGCTTCTAAATCCATTACATCTTACTATCAGCCCATATTGGATAAGGAATTTGATTTTGTGATCAATCCTGTGATCCATGAGCCCGTGATCCAGGTGATGTATGAAATCAAACTCACGGTAAACCGTGAAAAGGAAAAGACACGGGAAGCTGCAGCTGTTCAGCCTGTGAAGGAAACCAACCGTTATATCTTAGTTACGCCCAACGGAGAAATTAAAGACCTGAGCCTGCTTACAAAACCTTAA